GACGACGTCGACCCCGGCGTCGAACAGCGGCTCCGGCAGGAGCGACGCCGTCGCGCCGACGAGGACGACCGTCGCGTCGTCGGGTGCCGCGTCGAGGTATCGCTCGATGCCGCCGTACACGAACGTCGATCCGGTGACGAACACCACGTCGGCGTCGGCCATCGCCGCCCGGGCTTCCCCCGGCTCGAACGTCCGGACGGTGACGCCGTCGGGCGCGGTCACCTCGCCGACCGGCTCCCGTTCTACGACCCGCACCGTCACGCCGTCGAACTTCCGGAACGCGGGGCGGAACAGCCCGACGGTGACGACCGTCTCGACGTCGTCGGCCAGCAGCGCCATCGGGTCGCCGGTCCGCCACCGGACGTGCGGGGCCGAGGCCGCGTTCAGCGTCGCGACGGCGGCCGCGCGTTCGAGGCGGCCGTGCGTCGCGGCGGCACCGTCGCCCGCTTCCGGCCCTCGAATTGGGGCCAGCAACGCGTCGACTGTCTCCCCGAGTGCGGTGGAGTCCGCTCCGCGCGGGCGGTGTGCGAGGCCGGCCAGCCGGTCCCCGTCCGGGCCGACGAGTTCGACCAGCACCGCCGCCCCGCCGACGGTCACGCGGTCGAGGCGGTGTCCGGCGAACGCGTCGCGCGCCCGGAGCGCGTCGTCGACCGCCCGTAGCAGCCGGTCGGTCACGGCGAGCCACCCCCGTCGGCCGCGCGCCGGCCGTCGTGTTCGTAGCCGACCGGCCCGGCGAGCCCGCGCGTCTCGATCTGGCGTGCTGCCTCGCCGAGGTCGGCCGCCTCGGCGAAGCCAAACAGCGCGTCGACGTAGGGGAGCACCGTCGCCATCCCGCGCGAGGCCGGCTCGAACGCCGGCGAGACGGCAAGCGGGTTGAGCCAGACGACCGCGCTCGCCCGGTCGGCGAGCCAGGTGATCCCGGCGGAGAGATCCGCCGAGTCGCCCACGTCCAGCCCGTCGCTGACGACGACGACCGCGGTCCGGCGGTCGACGGCGTAGGGTGCCGTCCGGCGGAGCGTCCCGAACGCGTGGCCGATCCGGGTGCCGCCGCCCCACTCGACGCCCGCCTCGCGGAGCGCCGCTGCCGGGTCGCCGTCGGCCCGCGCGAAGGCGTCGGTCGCCTCGACCAGATCCGTGTCGAAGAGGAACACCCGTGCGTCCAGCGCCCGCGTCGTGAGGCGCTCGGCGAGCGTCAGGAGCGCGCTCCTGTCTACCGTATCGAGGACGGAGCCGCTCACGTCGACGAGCAGGCAGCAGCGCAGTTCGCTCGCCCGCGCGTCGGTCCGCGGGAGGTCCATCGGCACGCCGCCAGTTGCGAGGCTCGCCCGGAGCGCGCCCCGGGCGTCGACGGCCGACCCCGCGGGGGACCGGCGGCGACGGCGGCCGGGCAGCGTCGCCAGCGCGTCGACGAAGCGGTCGACGGCCGCGCGGTCGCCGTCCGCGACCGACGGCGTCGCCGCGTCCACCGGCTCGCTCCCGCCGACGGCGCTGTACCGGCGCGCGTCCGCGCCGTCGGGGTCGGTCGCCCGGTCGCCGGACGCCCGGCGGCGCTCGGTCGGGATCCGGACCTCGACGGTGCCGTCCCCCTCGCCGTCAAGATCCGGCGGGTCGGCGTCGTCGAGGGTGTCGGCCTCGCCGTCGCCGTCGTCGGTCGCCCCGGTGGCGTCCGGCCCGTCGCCGTCGTCGCCCGACGCTTCCGGGCCGTCAGACGCGGTGGCAATCCGGTCGATCCCGCCCCGGAGCCGCTGCCAGAACTCGGGGAACGCCTCGTCGAACGCCGCGGCGTCGCCCGCCTCGGCGACGAGGCTCGCGCGGAGCGCCGCCTCGACGCGGTCCCGGTCGTCCAGCCCGACCGCCGCGAGCGCCCGGGCGGCGTCCTGCGCCGCCGCGGCGTGGACGCTCGCCCCGTCCGCCCGCAGGTCCCGGACCAGCCGAAACAGCTCCACGAGGACGTGCTTCCGGGCGGCACGGAAGTCCGGGGCGCTCCCTGTCGTGCCGTACTCGTCGATGCCAGCGCCGCGGCCGTCGCCGTCCGGACCCCCGTTCCCCCCCATGGTCACTCGACCCGGTCGGTCGCCGCGACCGCGGCCTCGTGCAGTCGGTTCAGTAGCTCGTCGTCGACGCCGGTCACGTCCTCGGCCTCCTTCAGCAGGCAGCCGAGGGTGCGTTCGATCTCGCCCGGCGACAGCGGCTCGTCGCGCTCCTCGCGGCGGAGCCGCGCGACGGCCTGCGCCCAGTCCAGCGTCTCCGCGACGCCCGGCTGCTTGAGAAAGGACTCCTCGCGCAGTTCCGCGACGACGGCGCACACCTCGGCCGCGACGGCGGCGTCCAGTTCGGGCACCTTCCGGCGGACGATCTCGTACTCGGTTTCGAAGCTCGGCGGCTCGACGTGGAGGTAGAGACAGCGCCGCTTCAGCGCGTCGCTCAGCCCCCGCGTCCGGTTCGACGTGAGCACGACGACCGGCGGCTGGTCGGCGCTCACGGTGCCGTACTCCGGGATCGACACCTGGAAGTCCGACAGCACCTCCAGCAGGAACGCCTCGAACGCCTCGTCGGCGCGGTCGATCTCGTCGATGAGCAG
The genomic region above belongs to Halostella salina and contains:
- a CDS encoding Rossmann-like domain-containing protein is translated as MTDRLLRAVDDALRARDAFAGHRLDRVTVGGAAVLVELVGPDGDRLAGLAHRPRGADSTALGETVDALLAPIRGPEAGDGAAATHGRLERAAAVATLNAASAPHVRWRTGDPMALLADDVETVVTVGLFRPAFRKFDGVTVRVVEREPVGEVTAPDGVTVRTFEPGEARAAMADADVVFVTGSTFVYGGIERYLDAAPDDATVVLVGATASLLPEPLFDAGVDVVAGARVDDPDRVRTAVADGDCGTDLHDRGVRKVYVARERPSTIRLRETT
- a CDS encoding AAA family ATPase, translating into MSEQGAAGAFDAVTEADLRERFDRTDYVADDRTVTTVALALQLGQPLLVEGPPGSGKTELGKTLAAAFDTELIRLQCYEGLTAENALYEWNYTKQLLAVQGDEGAVAGGGGRGGSPGEASVFDEEYLLERPLLRALRTDGDRPPVLLIDEIDRADEAFEAFLLEVLSDFQVSIPEYGTVSADQPPVVVLTSNRTRGLSDALKRRCLYLHVEPPSFETEYEIVRRKVPELDAAVAAEVCAVVAELREESFLKQPGVAETLDWAQAVARLRREERDEPLSPGEIERTLGCLLKEAEDVTGVDDELLNRLHEAAVAATDRVE
- a CDS encoding VWA domain-containing protein → MGGNGGPDGDGRGAGIDEYGTTGSAPDFRAARKHVLVELFRLVRDLRADGASVHAAAAQDAARALAAVGLDDRDRVEAALRASLVAEAGDAAAFDEAFPEFWQRLRGGIDRIATASDGPEASGDDGDGPDATGATDDGDGEADTLDDADPPDLDGEGDGTVEVRIPTERRRASGDRATDPDGADARRYSAVGGSEPVDAATPSVADGDRAAVDRFVDALATLPGRRRRRSPAGSAVDARGALRASLATGGVPMDLPRTDARASELRCCLLVDVSGSVLDTVDRSALLTLAERLTTRALDARVFLFDTDLVEATDAFARADGDPAAALREAGVEWGGGTRIGHAFGTLRRTAPYAVDRRTAVVVVSDGLDVGDSADLSAGITWLADRASAVVWLNPLAVSPAFEPASRGMATVLPYVDALFGFAEAADLGEAARQIETRGLAGPVGYEHDGRRAADGGGSP